One segment of Triticum aestivum cultivar Chinese Spring chromosome 2A, IWGSC CS RefSeq v2.1, whole genome shotgun sequence DNA contains the following:
- the LOC123188127 gene encoding proteasome subunit alpha type-2: MGDSQYSFSLTTFSPSGKLVQIEHALTAVGSGQTSLGIKAANGVVIATEKKLPSILVDETSVQKIQSLTPNIGVVYSGMGPDFRVLVRKSRKQAQQYYRLYKETIPVTQLVRETAAVMQEFTQSGGVRPFGVSLLIAGYDDNGPQLYQVDPSGSYFSWKASAMGKNVSNAKTFLEKRYTEDMELDDAIHTAILTLKEGYEGQISANNIEIGVIRADREFKVLTPAEIKDFLEEVE, translated from the exons ATGGGCGACAGCCAGTACTCCTTCTCCCTCACCACCTTCAG CCCATCGGGGAAGCTGGTGCAGATTGAACATGCACTCACAGCGGTCGGATCAGGCCAAACCTCCCTTGGCATCAAAG CTGCCAATGGTGTAGTTATCGCCACCGAGAAGAAACTGCCTTCTATTTTAGTGGACGAAACATCT GTGCAAAAGATTCAGTCGTTAACTCCAAATATTGGAGTTGTCTACag TGGGATGGGTCCAGATTTTCGTGTTCTTGTCAGAAAAAGTCGGAAGCAGGCACAGCAGTATTATCGGTTGTACAAG GAAACCATCCCTGTTACCCAGCTTGTCCGAGAGACTGCTGCTGTTATGCAGGAGTTCACTCAATCTGG TGGCGTAAGACCATTTGGTGTATCACTGTTGATTGCTGGTTATGATGACAATGGCCCGCAGTTGTATCAG GTTGACCCATCAGGGTCTTACTTCTCCTGGAAAGCATCAGCTATGGGAAAAAATGTGTCAAATGCGAAGACTTTTCTTGAGAAAAG ATACACAGAAGATATGGAGCTTGATGATGCCATCCATACTGCAATTTTGACTCTGAAAGAAGG ATATGAAGGTCAAATCTCTGCCAACAACATTGAAATTGGAGTTATTCGAGCTGACCGTGAATTCAA AGTTCTAACTCCAGCGGAGATCAAGGATTTCTTGGAAGAGGTGGAGTAA